In Vicingus serpentipes, the following are encoded in one genomic region:
- a CDS encoding 16S rRNA (uracil(1498)-N(3))-methyltransferase encodes MNIFYTPNITNTNTFVLDETESKHAIKVLRLNQGDEICLVDGKGSFYIAEINNAHQKKCEVKIIKHEKEENNKPRIHIAIAPTKNNDRLEWFIEKTTEIGISEISPIICDHSERKFLKTERLEKRAISAMKQSLKATLPLINDSINFKNFVNSIPETTEKYIAHCYNENQKHLKEIYPGSKDCVVLIGPEGDFSLQEVELALNNGFTPISLGKSRLRTETAGLVACNILNLINE; translated from the coding sequence ATGAATATTTTTTACACACCAAATATTACCAACACGAATACCTTTGTTTTAGATGAAACAGAATCTAAACATGCTATTAAAGTATTACGCCTAAACCAAGGTGATGAAATTTGCTTAGTAGATGGTAAAGGGTCTTTTTACATAGCTGAAATTAATAATGCCCACCAAAAAAAATGTGAGGTTAAAATTATTAAGCACGAAAAAGAGGAAAACAATAAGCCGAGAATTCATATTGCAATAGCTCCTACAAAAAACAACGATAGACTTGAATGGTTTATCGAAAAAACAACTGAAATTGGAATTTCTGAAATTAGTCCGATTATTTGTGACCATTCAGAAAGAAAATTTTTGAAAACGGAACGACTTGAAAAAAGAGCAATTTCGGCAATGAAACAATCTTTAAAAGCTACTCTACCTTTAATTAATGATTCAATAAACTTTAAAAACTTTGTAAACTCTATCCCCGAAACAACAGAGAAATATATCGCTCATTGCTATAATGAAAACCAAAAACATTTAAAAGAAATCTACCCAGGAAGCAAAGATTGCGTGGTATTAATCGGACCAGAAGGAGATTTTAGTTTACAAGAAGTTGAATTGGCTTTAAACAATGGTTTTACTCCTATTTCGTTAGGAAAAAGTAGATTAAGAACGGAAACAGCAGGACTAGTTGCATGTAATATCTTAAATTTAATTAATGAGTAA
- a CDS encoding DUF4159 domain-containing protein, translating to MSKFLNQILFILILVIFINPSTLFAQTSSYQVAVVKYNGGGDWYANLETSLPNLIKFCNQNLKTNINTEQAIVELSSPELFNYPFIHLTGHGNIIINNEEAENLKNYLIGGGFLHISDNYGMDKFLRSQMKLVFPELEFVELPYSHPIYHQKYDFNKGLPKIHEHDDKSPQGFGIIYEDRLVCFYDFECDLGDGWEDSEVHNDSEEKRTKALQMGANIISYAFTQ from the coding sequence ATGAGTAAGTTTTTAAACCAAATATTATTTATTCTCATTCTTGTGATTTTCATTAATCCAAGTACACTTTTTGCTCAAACAAGTAGTTATCAAGTAGCAGTAGTTAAATATAATGGTGGTGGAGATTGGTATGCTAATTTAGAAACCTCACTACCTAATCTTATCAAGTTTTGTAATCAAAACTTAAAAACAAATATTAATACCGAACAAGCAATTGTAGAGCTTAGCAGTCCAGAATTATTTAACTATCCTTTTATCCATTTAACTGGTCATGGGAATATCATTATTAATAACGAAGAAGCTGAAAATTTAAAAAACTATTTAATTGGAGGCGGATTCTTACACATATCAGATAATTATGGAATGGATAAATTTCTTCGCTCTCAAATGAAATTGGTTTTCCCTGAGTTAGAATTTGTTGAATTACCTTATTCTCACCCTATCTATCATCAGAAATATGATTTTAACAAAGGATTACCGAAAATACATGAACACGATGACAAATCACCTCAAGGTTTTGGTATAATTTACGAAGACCGATTAGTTTGCTTTTACGATTTTGAATGTGATTTAGGTGATGGCTGGGAAGATTCGGAAGTGCATAACGATTCTGAAGAAAAAAGAACAAAAGCCTTACAAATGGGTGCAAATATTATTAGTTATGCCTTTACTCAATAA
- a CDS encoding class I SAM-dependent methyltransferase: MEKEIAFIEINKTKSLPEIALTLSKHPELDKNFIINQINGLQKAQKKLPEFYQNNNIIYPATISIEQCSSEQTATFKTKIIRHSGLTPESHLIDLTGGFGIDTYYFSKQFKEVTYLEPNVELFNVVQQNFKTLGAININFKNTTTEDFLNNNTQHFDIAYIDPSRRNESEKVFMLSDCIPNIIDLQEEILKIADKILIKTSPILDIKQSIKELENVSEIWVVSLNNECKEVLYLVDKETPSEPNINTINIGKINQVFSFNYTNEENCSTHFSEPLNYLYEPNTSILKAGAFKSIAQKYQLKKIAQHTHLYTSENLVGNFPGRCFKINTVLPYQPKAFKKLGIKKANITCRNFIDSVAQIKKKLNCTDGGNNYVFAATDLNDNPIIIVTNKA, translated from the coding sequence ATGGAAAAAGAAATTGCTTTTATTGAAATTAACAAAACAAAATCGTTACCAGAAATCGCTTTAACATTAAGCAAACATCCCGAATTAGATAAAAATTTTATCATTAACCAAATAAACGGATTACAAAAAGCGCAAAAAAAACTTCCTGAGTTTTACCAAAATAACAACATAATTTACCCGGCAACAATTAGTATTGAGCAATGTTCAAGCGAACAAACTGCCACTTTTAAAACTAAAATCATACGTCATTCAGGGCTTACCCCTGAATCTCATTTAATTGACCTAACCGGTGGTTTTGGCATAGATACTTACTACTTTTCTAAACAATTTAAAGAGGTAACTTATCTTGAACCAAATGTTGAATTATTTAATGTGGTTCAACAAAACTTTAAAACTTTAGGTGCAATAAACATTAATTTTAAAAATACTACTACCGAAGATTTTCTAAACAACAACACACAACATTTCGATATTGCCTATATTGACCCTAGCCGAAGAAATGAAAGTGAAAAAGTATTTATGCTCTCGGATTGTATTCCTAATATAATTGATTTACAAGAGGAAATTTTAAAAATTGCTGATAAAATTTTAATTAAAACCTCACCAATTTTAGACATAAAACAATCTATAAAAGAATTAGAAAATGTTAGTGAAATATGGGTTGTATCGTTAAACAACGAATGCAAAGAAGTATTATATTTAGTTGATAAAGAAACGCCATCAGAACCTAATATTAACACTATTAATATTGGAAAAATAAATCAAGTATTTTCTTTTAATTATACCAATGAAGAAAATTGTAGTACCCACTTTTCTGAACCTTTAAATTACCTTTACGAACCAAACACTTCCATTTTAAAAGCTGGAGCTTTTAAAAGTATTGCCCAAAAATACCAACTCAAAAAAATAGCTCAACATACACATCTTTATACTTCAGAAAATTTAGTGGGAAATTTCCCTGGTAGATGCTTTAAAATAAATACCGTTTTGCCCTACCAACCTAAAGCTTTTAAAAAATTAGGTATAAAAAAAGCCAATATTACTTGTCGAAATTTTATAGATTCTGTAGCTCAAATTAAAAAGAAACTAAACTGTACTGATGGCGGTAACAATTATGTTTTTGCGGCTACAGATTTAAATGACAATCCTATTATTATAGTTACTAACAAAGCTTGA
- a CDS encoding DUF6973 domain-containing protein — protein sequence MLFKFLLITSFFVQSLTLIGQKNAIKSFKKISCPEKWWVITHPFVAKKALKVSQIARLKTDSIKTNNILKGVGNGDQLDAFRHTYWMASLTQIIGQRKAKRLGIAHEKGNKRDFKNGNKEEGSLPDKISSEMDLFNNEVGLKIGKESPKNLEQLIVKEIKKGSCKIIKKDENGNFLDCDANVISTESLIGKWDNKKCLVSSNE from the coding sequence ATGCTTTTTAAATTCCTTTTAATAACTAGTTTTTTTGTTCAAAGTTTAACGCTTATAGGCCAAAAAAATGCCATAAAGAGTTTTAAAAAAATAAGTTGCCCTGAAAAATGGTGGGTTATTACTCATCCGTTTGTGGCAAAAAAGGCATTAAAAGTTTCTCAAATAGCTCGTTTAAAAACAGATTCAATTAAAACAAACAATATTTTAAAAGGTGTTGGTAATGGCGATCAATTAGATGCATTTAGACATACTTATTGGATGGCAAGTTTAACTCAAATTATTGGACAGCGAAAAGCAAAACGATTGGGCATTGCACATGAAAAAGGGAATAAAAGAGATTTTAAAAATGGGAATAAAGAGGAGGGAAGTTTGCCAGATAAAATAAGTTCTGAAATGGATTTATTTAATAATGAAGTAGGTCTGAAAATTGGAAAAGAGAGTCCAAAAAATCTAGAGCAACTGATTGTGAAGGAAATAAAAAAAGGCAGTTGTAAAATAATTAAAAAAGACGAAAATGGTAACTTTTTAGATTGCGATGCTAATGTAATTTCAACGGAAAGCTTAATAGGAAAGTGGGATAATAAAAAGTGTTTGGTAAGTAGTAATGAGTGA
- a CDS encoding dihydrolipoamide acetyltransferase family protein, with translation MAQVELIMPKMGESVAEATITNWLKEVGDTIEADEAVVEIATDKVDSEVPSTSEGILIKKLFNEGDVVQVGQAIAIIGSEGDTAEPVASSTPAAAPAAEVATTPTIASVSTEKITASSSNKFFSPLVRSIAEKEGISISELEGINGTGAEGRVTKKDILNYLPNRSNGQVAAQPTVASTPAPAAAPQVEKSAAAPVKKASVPVMEGDEIIEMDRMRKLISEHMVMSKHTSPHVTSYVEADVTNIVMWRNKVKDKFQKQENEKITFTPIFMEAIVKAIKDFPMINVSVDGDNIIKRKNINLGMATALPSGNLIVPVIKNADQLNLVGITKQVNGLASKARNNKLAPDDIQGGTYTVTNVGTFGNVMGTPIINQPQVAILALGAIRKIPAVIETPQGDAIAIRHKMFLSHAYDHRVVDGALGGMFVRRVADYLEEFDVNREI, from the coding sequence ATGGCACAAGTAGAATTAATTATGCCTAAGATGGGCGAGAGTGTTGCAGAAGCAACGATTACAAACTGGTTAAAAGAAGTTGGAGATACGATTGAAGCAGATGAAGCAGTTGTAGAAATAGCGACTGACAAAGTTGACTCTGAAGTACCATCTACAAGCGAAGGTATTTTAATTAAAAAATTATTTAATGAAGGTGATGTAGTTCAAGTAGGGCAAGCCATTGCAATTATTGGTTCAGAAGGTGATACTGCAGAACCAGTAGCTTCAAGTACTCCTGCAGCCGCTCCCGCTGCAGAGGTTGCTACCACTCCTACTATTGCATCTGTTTCAACAGAGAAAATTACTGCATCTTCTTCAAATAAATTTTTCTCTCCTTTAGTAAGAAGTATAGCCGAAAAAGAAGGAATTTCTATTAGTGAATTAGAGGGTATAAATGGAACTGGTGCCGAGGGCAGAGTTACTAAAAAAGATATTTTAAATTATTTACCTAACAGAAGTAATGGACAAGTTGCTGCTCAACCAACAGTTGCGTCAACTCCTGCTCCAGCTGCTGCTCCACAAGTTGAAAAATCAGCTGCTGCTCCAGTTAAAAAAGCAAGCGTTCCTGTAATGGAAGGTGATGAAATTATTGAGATGGACAGAATGAGAAAACTTATTTCTGAACATATGGTAATGTCTAAACATACTTCTCCCCATGTTACTTCTTATGTAGAAGCAGATGTTACAAATATTGTAATGTGGAGAAACAAAGTAAAAGATAAATTCCAAAAACAAGAAAACGAAAAAATCACGTTTACTCCTATATTCATGGAAGCAATTGTTAAAGCAATTAAAGATTTTCCAATGATAAATGTCTCTGTTGATGGTGATAACATTATTAAACGTAAGAACATTAATTTAGGAATGGCAACAGCTTTACCAAGTGGTAATTTAATTGTTCCTGTAATTAAAAACGCAGATCAATTAAACTTGGTTGGAATTACAAAACAAGTAAATGGGCTAGCCAGCAAAGCTAGAAATAACAAATTAGCTCCAGACGATATTCAAGGTGGAACATATACAGTTACAAATGTTGGTACATTTGGTAATGTAATGGGTACTCCAATTATTAATCAACCTCAAGTTGCAATTTTAGCCTTAGGAGCTATTCGTAAAATACCTGCTGTTATTGAAACTCCGCAAGGAGACGCTATTGCAATAAGACACAAAATGTTCCTATCACACGCATACGATCATAGAGTTGTTGATGGTGCTTTAGGAGGTATGTTTGTAAGAAGAGTGGCTGATTATCTTGAAGAATTTGATGTTAATCGAGAAATATAG
- a CDS encoding PD40 domain-containing protein, protein MKKILLLLLVCLSVTLTKAQDSFNEKFLEANTLMEESTYNLALPIWLELNLEQPDNNNVNYKIGVCYMHSANEKNKSLPYLVKAAENTTNNYDPFSNGEKQAPVESYFYLAQAYHLNYELDKAMENYTTFQGKISKKHYLFDELEHYKQQCANAQLAVKNPVNIIVNNLGNKINTEYPEYSPILSLDESIIYFTSRRLRPDSSNYFFKDENDGMYYEDIFMSENIDGTWSDPQPLSINTEYHEATINMSMDGQTLFIYKDDNGNGNLYSSNNVDGEWTTPSLLGSDINSDADETHAAISPDGKILYFVSDRENGIGGQDIYFCKKLPNGEWAKAQNLGTAINTKYDEDGIFIHPDGKTLYFSSKGHTSIGGFDVFYSEFDEETETWGVPVNLGYPVNSTDDDVFFVTSADGKRGYYSSTQDKGMGEKDIYMISLVDAEEKPLTLLTGIIRVIGEETLPENAQITVTDNATGNLIGIFKPRKRDGKFSIILEPNMDYHIVYAAAEYTQEEDLYVPPVSSFKEINRGIELQDVVFGEQNDMITYLKGFIEYKKLLASGTKISLLDENDNLLESTTSDDKGFFEFKNLKPDEYYLVKLDGVDDDFVNNAKVYVVNSNGEKVMLAIKKNKNRRLFKALPAGAADKLPILNESDDTEIATNEDNSTNDPSINDISTNNKELASYQEFFNYNIKTINTSNTKYIDLINKAKIGSKITIEIEASASKVPTRTYKTNKHLAENRAQEAKNVILKSLKDNGISESNITFKKAKSLVQGPKYNGDYENKSIYEKYQYVIIRLK, encoded by the coding sequence ATGAAAAAAATATTACTACTATTACTTGTTTGTTTAAGCGTTACCTTAACTAAAGCTCAAGATTCTTTTAATGAGAAATTTCTTGAAGCAAATACTTTAATGGAAGAGAGTACTTATAACCTAGCTCTACCTATATGGCTAGAGTTAAATCTTGAGCAGCCTGACAACAATAATGTTAATTATAAAATTGGTGTTTGTTATATGCATTCTGCAAATGAAAAAAATAAGTCATTACCATATTTAGTAAAAGCTGCAGAAAATACAACAAACAACTACGATCCATTTTCAAATGGAGAAAAACAAGCTCCAGTTGAATCTTATTTTTATCTAGCTCAGGCTTACCATCTTAACTATGAGCTTGATAAAGCCATGGAAAACTATACAACTTTTCAAGGAAAAATTTCTAAGAAGCACTATCTTTTTGATGAGTTAGAGCACTATAAACAACAATGTGCAAATGCACAATTAGCGGTTAAAAACCCAGTAAATATTATTGTAAATAACTTAGGTAATAAAATAAATACTGAATACCCAGAATACAGTCCTATTCTTTCATTAGATGAGTCAATAATCTATTTCACTTCAAGAAGATTAAGACCAGATAGCTCAAATTATTTCTTTAAAGATGAAAATGATGGAATGTATTATGAAGATATTTTTATGTCTGAAAATATTGATGGAACATGGAGTGATCCACAACCATTATCGATTAATACAGAATACCATGAAGCTACGATTAATATGTCTATGGATGGACAAACTTTATTTATTTACAAAGACGATAATGGAAACGGAAACTTATACTCTTCAAATAATGTAGATGGTGAATGGACAACTCCATCATTGTTAGGATCTGATATTAATTCAGATGCAGATGAAACTCATGCAGCAATTTCCCCAGATGGAAAAATCCTTTATTTTGTAAGTGATAGAGAAAATGGCATCGGAGGTCAAGATATTTATTTTTGTAAAAAATTACCTAATGGAGAATGGGCTAAAGCTCAAAATTTAGGTACTGCTATAAATACAAAGTATGATGAAGATGGTATTTTCATACACCCAGATGGGAAAACATTATACTTCAGTTCAAAAGGACATACAAGTATTGGTGGCTTTGATGTTTTTTACTCTGAGTTTGATGAAGAAACAGAAACTTGGGGAGTTCCTGTTAATTTAGGCTACCCAGTTAATTCAACTGATGATGACGTATTTTTTGTTACTTCTGCTGATGGAAAAAGAGGTTATTACTCATCAACACAAGATAAAGGAATGGGAGAAAAAGATATCTATATGATTTCACTTGTAGATGCAGAGGAAAAACCACTAACCTTGTTAACTGGTATTATTAGAGTTATTGGAGAAGAAACATTACCTGAGAATGCTCAAATTACCGTTACTGACAATGCTACAGGAAATTTAATCGGAATTTTCAAGCCTAGAAAAAGAGATGGTAAATTCAGTATCATATTAGAGCCTAATATGGACTATCATATAGTTTATGCTGCAGCTGAATATACACAAGAGGAAGATTTATATGTACCTCCAGTATCTTCATTTAAAGAAATTAATAGAGGAATTGAATTACAAGATGTTGTTTTTGGTGAACAAAATGATATGATAACTTATTTGAAAGGATTCATTGAATATAAAAAATTATTAGCATCAGGAACTAAAATTAGCTTATTGGATGAAAATGACAACCTTTTAGAATCAACGACTTCTGATGATAAAGGATTTTTTGAATTCAAAAACTTAAAACCTGACGAATATTATCTAGTTAAACTAGATGGTGTAGATGATGATTTCGTTAATAATGCTAAAGTATATGTTGTTAATTCTAATGGTGAGAAAGTAATGCTAGCTATTAAAAAGAATAAAAATAGAAGGTTATTTAAAGCTTTACCAGCTGGCGCAGCAGATAAATTACCAATATTAAACGAAAGCGATGATACTGAAATAGCTACTAATGAAGATAATTCAACAAATGATCCTTCAATAAATGATATTTCTACTAATAATAAAGAATTAGCTTCATATCAAGAATTTTTCAACTATAATATTAAAACTATTAACACTTCTAATACTAAGTATATTGATTTAATCAATAAGGCAAAAATTGGTAGTAAAATTACTATTGAAATAGAAGCCAGTGCATCGAAAGTTCCAACAAGAACTTACAAAACAAATAAACACTTAGCTGAAAATAGAGCTCAAGAAGCTAAAAATGTTATCCTAAAATCATTAAAGGATAATGGCATTAGTGAAAGTAACATTACGTTTAAAAAAGCTAAGAGCTTAGTTCAAGGACCTAAGTATAATGGTGACTATGAGAATAAGTCAATATATGAAAAATATCAATACGTTATTATTAGATTAAAATAA
- a CDS encoding OmpA family protein: protein MKRILNYIIKNLFLRGFCIFLLVLNFNSNAQESIKEKKILRQARKSLTKEKYKDAQEKYLKLVNASPSNSIYNFEAGLSYYFSTFERGKSTPLFEAAIENLKGDTIPEMYYYLGKSYQLNSEFDKSSKTFTKFDPYIIYGKKVGDELKNEIVDETTYNENGIKYTNEIDPNIKISNLGSTINTIDREYAPVLYKTDNVLLFTSRRKINGNRLDKGDLLPYEDIYVAKKTENGWVMVTDQNEVKKYLPDNVNTKKHDASITYSLDEKTLYTYKNDAVWESTYDGSTWSGLKKLDDNVNASKFNVPSVTLTADGNTAFFVAEKKDGIGGKDIYKSIKSSNGEWSDPVILSTNINSSKDEDAPYLTEDGKTLFFSSKGHTSVGGYDIFKSELINEEWTTPTNLGIPINSPADDIYYTADVEQKNGFFSSSREGGNGDMDLYSFSFDCDNLENTEIRGIAYNNKTKEPLIGKLTLTSIEDNNLVNTVTSNEDGTFLLVTKPENEYTLAIEVEGFKKHSISINLPKQCEYFQQYSEIALEQIEIDSQYYQVATVKNSFFDVTKEVDNYKKSGALETSSITNELPFVLDPDKEILALSRTIDPNNTELNYIVVSDTIKTEKPIEIIAGVEIPSFEDIYFDFDKSSLKTDSKKELNKIIDFLKSENGKTVNITINGYTDGKRDIELNNKIFAKRKVPFTIEASEKRSKEYNIELSKKRADNTVKYLTSKGIDKNKITVNYKGEENPVAPNTNADGSDNPVNRAKNRRVSFSFSNANVL, encoded by the coding sequence ATGAAACGAATTTTGAATTACATTATCAAAAACCTCTTTTTAAGAGGTTTTTGCATTTTCTTGTTAGTATTAAATTTTAACAGTAATGCTCAAGAGAGCATAAAAGAAAAAAAAATACTACGTCAAGCTAGAAAAAGTTTAACAAAAGAAAAATATAAAGATGCCCAAGAAAAGTACTTGAAATTAGTAAATGCTTCTCCATCAAATAGCATCTATAATTTTGAAGCTGGATTGAGTTATTATTTTTCAACTTTTGAAAGAGGAAAATCTACACCTTTATTTGAAGCTGCTATTGAAAATTTAAAGGGAGATACAATTCCTGAAATGTATTATTATCTTGGTAAATCTTACCAATTAAATAGTGAGTTTGATAAATCTAGTAAGACTTTTACTAAGTTCGATCCTTACATAATTTATGGTAAAAAAGTTGGTGATGAACTCAAAAATGAAATTGTTGATGAAACTACTTATAATGAAAACGGAATAAAGTATACAAACGAAATTGATCCAAACATTAAAATTTCTAACCTTGGAAGTACAATAAACACAATAGATAGAGAGTATGCTCCTGTGTTATATAAAACAGACAATGTTTTATTATTTACATCTAGAAGAAAAATTAATGGCAATAGATTAGATAAAGGAGATTTACTTCCATACGAAGATATTTATGTAGCCAAAAAAACAGAGAATGGTTGGGTTATGGTAACAGACCAAAATGAGGTTAAAAAATATTTGCCAGATAATGTAAATACAAAAAAACATGATGCTAGTATTACTTATTCATTAGATGAAAAAACTTTATATACTTATAAGAATGATGCTGTTTGGGAATCGACTTATGATGGAAGTACTTGGAGTGGTTTAAAAAAGTTAGACGATAATGTAAATGCAAGTAAATTCAATGTTCCTAGTGTTACATTAACAGCAGATGGTAATACTGCTTTTTTCGTTGCTGAGAAAAAAGATGGAATTGGTGGTAAGGATATTTACAAATCAATAAAATCTAGTAATGGAGAATGGAGTGATCCTGTAATTTTAAGTACAAATATTAACTCAAGTAAAGATGAAGATGCTCCATATTTAACTGAAGATGGTAAAACGCTTTTCTTTTCTTCAAAGGGACATACTAGTGTTGGAGGTTACGATATTTTTAAATCTGAATTAATAAATGAGGAGTGGACAACACCTACTAATTTAGGAATCCCAATAAATTCTCCTGCTGATGATATTTATTACACTGCTGACGTTGAACAAAAAAACGGATTCTTTTCTTCTTCTAGAGAAGGAGGAAATGGAGATATGGATTTATACTCTTTTAGTTTTGACTGTGACAATCTAGAAAACACAGAAATTAGAGGGATAGCATACAACAATAAAACAAAAGAACCTTTAATTGGAAAACTAACTCTTACATCTATTGAAGACAACAATCTAGTGAATACAGTTACATCAAACGAAGATGGGACATTTTTGTTAGTAACAAAACCTGAAAATGAATATACTTTAGCTATTGAAGTTGAGGGCTTCAAAAAACATTCAATTTCAATCAACTTACCTAAACAATGTGAATATTTTCAACAGTATAGTGAAATTGCTTTAGAACAAATAGAAATTGATTCTCAATACTATCAAGTTGCAACAGTTAAGAATTCATTTTTTGATGTAACCAAAGAAGTTGATAACTATAAAAAAAGTGGTGCTTTAGAAACTAGTTCAATTACTAATGAACTTCCTTTTGTTTTAGATCCTGACAAAGAAATTTTAGCATTATCTAGAACAATAGATCCTAACAATACAGAACTAAACTATATTGTTGTTTCTGATACAATTAAAACTGAAAAGCCAATAGAAATTATTGCTGGAGTTGAAATACCATCTTTTGAAGATATTTATTTTGATTTTGATAAATCATCTTTGAAAACAGATAGTAAAAAAGAGTTAAATAAAATTATCGATTTCTTAAAGTCTGAAAATGGTAAAACTGTTAATATAACTATTAACGGATATACTGATGGAAAACGTGATATCGAATTGAATAATAAAATATTTGCAAAACGTAAAGTACCATTTACTATTGAAGCATCTGAAAAAAGAAGTAAAGAGTACAATATTGAATTATCAAAAAAGAGAGCAGATAATACAGTTAAATACTTAACGAGTAAAGGGATAGATAAAAATAAAATTACAGTTAATTACAAAGGAGAAGAAAATCCTGTAGCACCTAACACTAATGCAGACGGTTCTGATAATCCTGTTAATAGAGCTAAAAACAGACGAGTTTCTTTTTCATTTAGCAATGCAAACGTGCTGTAA